A genomic segment from Paenibacillus sp. FSL K6-1096 encodes:
- the hflX gene encoding GTPase HflX, which produces METVQPRAVIVGIQLQNDLNFAYSMEELRNLADACDIEVAAELSQKSSRVNPSHYLGTGKIQELALLMEQHEATVAIFNDELSPSQIRNLESALDREVIDRTILILNIFAQRAKTKEAQLQVEVAQLQYMLPRLTGLRESLGRQGGGSGLKNRGAGETKLELDRRRIEERISALQLELQAQVSRRQIQRKQRHKNEVPVVCLVGYTNTGKSSLMNTLVETYHPGSGKGVLAKDMLFATLETSVRSIELPGHKTFLLTDTVGFVSQLPHHLVKAFRSTLEEVTEADLLIHVVDIADPQHEQHMAVTQETLKALGADNIPTVYAYNKADLTGQPYPQVEENSVTLSAVQNRGIQELVTLIRSRIFTDYMECEILIPYDRGSLVSYFNEHADVQAVSYEEQGTRLKLECRAADYERFREDFTELPQ; this is translated from the coding sequence ATGGAAACCGTACAACCAAGAGCCGTCATCGTCGGCATACAGCTGCAGAATGACCTGAATTTTGCTTATTCAATGGAGGAGCTGCGCAATCTGGCCGACGCCTGCGACATTGAGGTCGCAGCAGAGCTAAGCCAGAAGTCAAGCCGGGTGAATCCCTCGCATTACCTTGGAACCGGCAAAATCCAGGAGCTGGCGCTCCTGATGGAGCAGCATGAAGCCACGGTCGCCATCTTCAATGATGAGCTGTCACCGTCCCAGATCCGCAATCTGGAGTCCGCTCTGGACCGCGAGGTAATCGACCGGACCATTCTGATTCTCAATATCTTCGCCCAGCGGGCCAAGACCAAGGAAGCCCAGCTCCAAGTGGAGGTCGCCCAGCTGCAATATATGCTTCCCCGCCTGACAGGGCTGCGCGAATCGCTTGGCAGACAAGGCGGCGGGTCCGGCCTGAAGAACAGGGGCGCCGGCGAGACGAAGCTGGAGCTGGACCGCAGACGGATCGAAGAACGGATCTCCGCGCTGCAGCTTGAGCTCCAGGCGCAGGTGTCGCGGCGGCAGATTCAGCGCAAGCAGCGGCACAAGAACGAGGTGCCGGTGGTCTGTCTGGTCGGCTATACCAATACCGGCAAGTCAAGCCTGATGAACACCCTTGTGGAGACCTATCATCCCGGCTCGGGCAAAGGGGTGCTGGCGAAGGATATGCTGTTCGCTACGCTGGAGACCTCGGTGCGCAGCATCGAGCTGCCCGGCCACAAAACCTTCCTGTTAACCGATACCGTCGGCTTCGTCAGCCAGCTGCCCCATCATCTGGTGAAGGCCTTCCGCTCGACGCTGGAGGAGGTCACGGAAGCGGATCTGCTGATTCATGTGGTGGATATTGCCGACCCGCAGCATGAGCAGCATATGGCCGTCACGCAGGAGACGCTGAAGGCGCTGGGCGCTGACAATATCCCTACGGTGTATGCCTACAACAAGGCCGATCTTACCGGCCAGCCGTACCCGCAGGTGGAGGAGAATTCGGTGACCCTCTCCGCCGTGCAGAACCGCGGAATTCAGGAGCTGGTCACCCTAATCCGCAGCCGTATTTTCACAGACTACATGGAGTGTGAGATCCTGATCCCGTATGACCGGGGCAGCCTGGTCTCCTACTTCAATGAACATGCCGATGTGCAGGCTGTCAGCTATGAGGAGCAGGGCACACGCCTGAAGCTGGAATGCCGGGCCGCCGATTACGAGCGGTTCCGGGAGGATTTTACCGAGCTGCCGCAATAG
- a CDS encoding DEAD/DEAH box helicase: MTTMMRNITVQLALSQYGDALIYGVDDRDDYMPGVLLKHQLFAWHEESFYGTELGTSKADDVELVVLPAEQVIPFFADLRLLRHVGWSWQGDAKLMIKLAPLLADLLETKRYAPSLAAYREGQLRWAWDGKALAAAAEADWDDAAALHSLQERSTFAAGLEAAFSAAVFQRHYGTEAQAGDLRSEFPLLFSGNQSAAAGMDEDSWLMSIGWKADTAPFRPVLQLLEPDADLPHWRLRLLLQDKRDESALVPLRLSGDGEPHGQWPAAWDAHVRERAGGWLPRLRGSLPEHIGHGADVLAEPLSGEAAWRFLSVDSRLLLEAGWQVLLPAWWEAASRRKPRLRARISSSSAEGGRGQSLFGLDALVDFDWRISIGDADLSEAEFADLVARGERLVQFRGQWIALDPALLAQIQRAMTGMDKSRGLSFQDVLQLHLLSSGEDGGSPEEAAELAEAEAARVKLEVELNGHLLKLISQLAQHSQWPKPEIPAGLRAELRSYQHEGFAWLAFLRRFGLGACLADDMGLGKTVQLIAYLLHVKELEAEAAASGEPAARRQTDPPGWPALIICPTSVLGNWQKELQRFAPSLNVMLHYGSRRLEAGYFYGAASQADVVLTSYATAALDQELLKQFTWAAVCLDEAQNIKNAGTKQSAAVRSFPALHRIALTGTPIENRLSELWSIYDFITPGYLGTAKGFQDRFAGAVEKERNAERTADLQRLVKPFMLRRKKKDPAIQLDLPEKNEMKTYIHLTAEQAALYDQHVNTLLERMQKLEGMERKGAILAALTSLKQLCDHPALLTKEALPQPEDGSGLDTGPLIERSAKLERLLAMVRELREENERCLIFTQYVGMGMMLQAVLRQELQEPVLYLNGSTPKKTRDRMIEQFQAPAAPAGGAAADSAGGPSGQPNVFILSLKAGGVGLNLTAANHVFHFDRWWNPAVENQATDRAYRMGQTRDVQVHKFISLGTLEEKIDEMLESKQQLSDDVISGSEGWITELSTDELKDLFTLRREWVG; the protein is encoded by the coding sequence ATGACGACAATGATGCGAAATATTACAGTCCAGCTGGCCCTGAGCCAGTATGGGGACGCGCTGATCTATGGGGTGGATGACCGGGATGATTACATGCCTGGCGTCCTGCTCAAGCATCAGCTGTTCGCCTGGCATGAGGAATCCTTCTACGGTACGGAGCTGGGCACCTCGAAGGCCGATGATGTCGAGCTGGTGGTGCTCCCCGCCGAGCAGGTGATTCCGTTCTTCGCCGATCTGCGGCTGCTCCGCCATGTCGGCTGGAGCTGGCAGGGCGATGCGAAGCTGATGATCAAGCTGGCCCCGCTGCTGGCGGACCTGCTGGAGACGAAGCGGTACGCGCCCAGCCTTGCAGCCTACCGGGAAGGCCAGCTCCGCTGGGCCTGGGACGGGAAGGCGCTGGCGGCCGCCGCCGAAGCTGACTGGGACGATGCGGCTGCGCTGCACAGCCTGCAGGAGCGCAGCACATTCGCCGCAGGGCTGGAGGCCGCCTTCTCGGCGGCGGTCTTCCAGCGGCATTACGGCACCGAGGCGCAGGCCGGTGACCTGCGCAGTGAGTTCCCGCTGCTGTTCAGCGGGAACCAGAGCGCAGCGGCCGGGATGGACGAAGACAGCTGGCTGATGTCCATCGGCTGGAAGGCAGACACCGCGCCGTTCCGGCCGGTGCTGCAGCTGCTGGAGCCGGACGCCGACCTGCCGCATTGGCGGCTCCGGCTGCTCCTGCAGGACAAGCGCGACGAGTCCGCGCTTGTGCCGCTGCGGCTCTCCGGGGACGGCGAGCCGCATGGCCAGTGGCCCGCCGCGTGGGACGCGCATGTCCGCGAGCGGGCGGGCGGGTGGCTGCCGCGGCTGCGCGGCAGCCTGCCGGAGCACATCGGGCATGGCGCCGATGTGCTGGCGGAACCGCTGAGCGGCGAGGCCGCGTGGCGGTTCCTGAGCGTGGACAGCCGCCTGCTGCTGGAGGCGGGCTGGCAGGTGCTGCTGCCGGCGTGGTGGGAAGCCGCCAGCCGCAGGAAGCCGCGCCTGCGGGCGCGGATCAGCTCAAGCAGCGCTGAGGGCGGCCGCGGGCAGTCGCTGTTCGGTCTGGATGCGCTGGTCGATTTCGACTGGCGCATCTCCATCGGCGACGCCGATCTGTCCGAGGCGGAGTTCGCTGATCTGGTGGCGCGCGGGGAACGGCTGGTGCAGTTCCGCGGCCAGTGGATTGCGCTTGATCCTGCGCTGCTGGCGCAGATCCAGCGGGCCATGACCGGGATGGACAAGTCGCGCGGCTTGTCCTTCCAGGATGTGCTCCAGCTGCACCTGCTGAGCAGCGGAGAGGACGGCGGCTCGCCGGAAGAAGCGGCGGAGCTGGCCGAAGCGGAGGCGGCCCGGGTGAAGCTCGAAGTCGAGCTGAACGGGCATCTCCTGAAGCTGATCAGCCAGCTCGCCCAGCATAGCCAGTGGCCGAAGCCAGAGATTCCCGCCGGCCTGCGCGCCGAGCTGCGCAGCTACCAGCATGAGGGCTTCGCCTGGCTGGCGTTCCTGCGCCGCTTCGGCCTGGGCGCTTGCCTCGCCGATGACATGGGACTCGGCAAAACCGTGCAGCTCATCGCCTACCTGCTCCACGTGAAGGAGCTGGAGGCCGAAGCTGCGGCCTCCGGAGAACCGGCCGCCCGGCGGCAGACCGATCCGCCCGGCTGGCCGGCGCTGATCATCTGCCCGACCTCGGTGCTCGGCAACTGGCAGAAGGAGCTGCAGCGCTTCGCTCCTTCCCTGAACGTCATGCTGCATTACGGAAGCAGACGGCTGGAGGCCGGTTACTTCTACGGCGCGGCCTCGCAGGCCGATGTGGTCCTGACCTCCTACGCGACTGCGGCGCTGGATCAGGAGCTGCTGAAGCAGTTCACCTGGGCCGCCGTATGCCTGGATGAAGCGCAGAACATCAAGAACGCCGGAACGAAGCAGTCCGCCGCCGTGCGCAGCTTCCCGGCCCTGCACCGGATCGCCCTGACCGGAACGCCGATTGAGAACCGGCTGTCCGAGCTGTGGTCGATCTATGACTTCATTACGCCGGGCTATCTGGGCACCGCCAAGGGGTTCCAGGACCGGTTCGCCGGAGCGGTGGAGAAGGAGCGGAATGCCGAGCGGACCGCCGATCTGCAGCGGCTGGTCAAGCCGTTCATGCTGCGGCGCAAGAAGAAGGACCCGGCGATTCAGCTCGATCTGCCGGAGAAGAACGAGATGAAGACGTATATTCATCTGACGGCAGAGCAGGCCGCCCTCTACGACCAGCATGTGAACACGCTGCTGGAACGGATGCAGAAGCTGGAGGGCATGGAGCGTAAGGGCGCCATTCTGGCCGCCCTGACCAGCCTGAAGCAGCTCTGCGACCATCCGGCGCTGCTCACCAAGGAGGCGCTGCCTCAGCCGGAGGACGGCAGCGGACTGGACACCGGACCGCTGATCGAACGCTCCGCCAAGCTGGAGAGGCTGCTCGCCATGGTCCGCGAGCTGCGCGAAGAGAACGAACGCTGCCTGATCTTCACCCAGTATGTCGGGATGGGCATGATGCTGCAGGCCGTCCTCCGGCAGGAGCTGCAGGAGCCGGTGCTGTACCTGAACGGCAGCACCCCGAAGAAGACACGCGACCGGATGATCGAGCAGTTCCAGGCTCCTGCGGCGCCTGCGGGCGGGGCCGCAGCAGACAGCGCCGGAGGCCCTTCCGGCCAGCCGAATGTCTTCATCCTCTCGCTCAAGGCGGGCGGGGTTGGCCTCAACCTGACCGCCGCCAATCATGTGTTCCACTTCGACCGATGGTGGAATCCGGCGGTCGAGAACCAGGCCACCGACCGGGCCTACCGGATGGGCCAGACCCGGGATGTGCAGGTGCACAAGTTCATCTCGCTCGGCACGCTGGAGGAGAAGATTGACGAGATGCTGGAGAGCAAGCAGCAGCTCAGTGATGATGTCATCTCCGGCTCCGAGGGCTGGATTACAGAGCTGTCTACGGACGAGCTGAAGGATCTGTTCACCCTGCGCCGGGAGTGGGTGGGATAA
- a CDS encoding SWIM zinc finger family protein — protein sequence MQQQYELDDAGWDKLISEVASNFDDLTLKRGFQYYKQQRVQAFRMITPHRIMSLVEGREDYAVSIDLDDLEESHCDCPVSGLCKHIAAVLMSYAERMEKPVHSIANAKALVDRPKIPSYADTVPPGQRNEQLKTLAAQLPGGTVQQWREFMYLAIGPLAHTVRNPQYAERALAAISGAQPKLAPAAAKLFKLHACLCVLDSLIKPGGQPLASNIYSLGYSVGYYTSIAISELQKQITALMKQGLPLAEAPEEWPRIYDTIAYMRSEMLTEARDRSREQPYFSACYALLWTHWITPNLSGTELYTRELEELQQAEEQLGAGVPRHALQLARSRMLALLHEDAAALEELRTAAERPGLHPEELMSFVTPLAEARQWERLAQWLAAIGPLLSSRLYNLRDYAGCWDEAVRHLPETEPQMWDTLSAMLPLSREIYEEQLLAYGKWQEWMDMQLSAGHTPAHFRVSDLQPVEKNAPELLLPFYHQAVERFVLEKNRHSYKAAVKLLKRLAKLYKKTKREARWNEFLDNFTDRHSRLRALQEELRKGKLIP from the coding sequence ATGCAGCAACAATATGAGCTGGACGATGCCGGATGGGACAAGCTGATCTCGGAGGTCGCCAGCAATTTCGATGATCTGACCCTGAAACGGGGATTTCAATATTATAAGCAGCAGCGGGTCCAAGCCTTCCGGATGATTACGCCGCACCGGATCATGTCGCTGGTTGAGGGCAGGGAGGATTATGCGGTCTCTATCGATCTGGACGATCTGGAGGAGAGCCACTGCGATTGTCCCGTATCCGGGCTGTGCAAGCATATAGCGGCGGTGCTGATGAGCTATGCCGAGCGGATGGAGAAGCCGGTGCATTCCATCGCCAATGCCAAGGCCCTTGTAGACCGGCCTAAGATTCCGTCTTATGCGGATACTGTTCCTCCCGGTCAGCGCAATGAACAGCTGAAGACACTGGCGGCCCAGCTTCCCGGAGGGACGGTGCAGCAGTGGCGTGAATTCATGTACCTGGCGATCGGGCCTCTGGCCCATACGGTACGCAATCCGCAGTATGCCGAGCGGGCGCTGGCCGCCATCTCCGGGGCACAGCCCAAGCTGGCTCCCGCTGCCGCCAAGCTGTTCAAGCTCCACGCCTGCCTATGTGTGCTGGACAGCCTGATTAAACCCGGAGGACAGCCGCTGGCCTCCAATATCTATTCCCTTGGTTATTCTGTCGGCTACTATACCTCTATTGCCATCTCCGAGCTGCAAAAGCAGATTACAGCCCTCATGAAGCAGGGCCTGCCGCTCGCGGAGGCTCCTGAGGAATGGCCCAGAATCTATGATACCATCGCCTATATGCGCAGCGAGATGCTGACGGAAGCCCGTGACCGCTCGCGGGAGCAGCCTTATTTTTCCGCTTGTTATGCGCTGCTGTGGACGCACTGGATTACACCGAATCTAAGCGGAACCGAGCTGTATACCCGTGAGCTGGAGGAGCTGCAGCAGGCGGAGGAACAGCTGGGCGCCGGGGTGCCCCGCCATGCCCTGCAGCTGGCCAGAAGCCGGATGCTTGCGCTCCTGCACGAGGATGCCGCAGCCCTGGAGGAGCTGCGCACCGCAGCGGAGCGGCCCGGGCTGCACCCGGAGGAGCTGATGAGCTTCGTGACCCCGCTGGCGGAGGCCCGCCAGTGGGAGCGTCTGGCACAGTGGCTGGCCGCAATCGGGCCGCTGCTCAGCAGCCGCCTGTATAATCTGCGGGATTATGCGGGCTGCTGGGATGAGGCGGTCCGGCATCTGCCTGAGACGGAGCCGCAGATGTGGGATACCCTGTCCGCCATGCTGCCGCTGTCGCGCGAGATCTATGAAGAACAACTGCTGGCCTACGGCAAATGGCAAGAATGGATGGACATGCAGCTATCTGCCGGCCACACGCCTGCCCACTTCCGGGTGAGCGACCTGCAGCCGGTGGAGAAGAATGCGCCGGAGCTGCTCCTGCCGTTCTATCATCAGGCGGTGGAGCGCTTCGTGCTGGAGAAGAACCGGCACAGCTATAAGGCGGCGGTGAAGCTGCTGAAGCGCCTGGCGAAGCTGTACAAAAAAACAAAACGCGAAGCGCGCTGGAACGAGTTCCTGGATAACTTCACGGACAGACACAGCCGGCTGCGCGCTCTCCAGGAGGAGCTGCGGAAGGGAAAACTGATTCCATGA
- a CDS encoding AraC family transcriptional regulator, whose protein sequence is METIRLLQQAIDYVEQNLHNAIGVEEIAGAAMTSKYHFQRMFHALTGFTVTEYVRNRRLTLAAEELAGTDGKVIDIALKYGYETPESFARAFQRVHGVTPNMAKKPNVKLKSFPRISFQIQIKGESEMNYRMVEEKGYSVIGQEVIIHQDAYSEIPAFVEKIWNDGTHDRINEMAGRPAGSLLFGYYYDFREDGTKRYLMGMELPEGMEIPEELVKLTIPDQTYAVFDCLDKVPNDPELGSDIKNVWRRIYAEWFPSSGFEQVEGPCIEKYFWTNDEHDECICEVWIPVAKK, encoded by the coding sequence ATGGAGACGATACGGCTGCTCCAGCAGGCGATTGATTACGTAGAGCAGAATCTGCATAACGCCATCGGCGTCGAGGAGATTGCCGGAGCGGCGATGACCTCGAAGTACCATTTTCAGCGGATGTTCCATGCCTTGACGGGCTTCACTGTTACCGAATATGTACGCAACCGGAGGCTTACACTGGCGGCGGAAGAGCTGGCAGGAACGGACGGCAAGGTGATCGACATTGCGCTGAAGTACGGGTACGAGACGCCGGAGTCCTTCGCAAGAGCGTTCCAGCGTGTGCATGGAGTGACTCCGAATATGGCGAAGAAGCCGAATGTGAAGCTCAAATCGTTCCCCCGCATCTCCTTTCAAATTCAGATCAAAGGGGAAAGCGAAATGAATTACAGGATGGTTGAAGAGAAGGGCTATAGCGTCATAGGGCAGGAGGTTATTATCCACCAGGATGCTTATAGTGAAATTCCTGCGTTTGTAGAGAAGATCTGGAACGATGGGACGCATGACCGCATTAACGAAATGGCAGGCAGACCTGCGGGCTCGCTGCTGTTCGGCTATTATTACGACTTCCGTGAGGATGGGACCAAGCGGTATCTGATGGGAATGGAACTGCCGGAAGGAATGGAGATCCCGGAAGAGCTGGTGAAGCTGACTATACCCGACCAGACGTATGCTGTATTCGATTGCCTGGATAAAGTGCCAAATGACCCGGAGCTGGGATCAGACATTAAGAATGTGTGGCGACGGATCTATGCGGAATGGTTCCCGTCGTCAGGCTTTGAGCAAGTAGAAGGTCCGTGCATCGAGAAATACTTCTGGACGAATGATGAGCACGATGAATGTATCTGCGAGGTATGGATTCCTGTAGCGAAAAAATAA
- a CDS encoding Ada metal-binding domain-containing protein, which translates to MDPQLFERIYETVVRREPTYDGIYYTAVLTTHIVCRPSCRARTPKASNVVFYGSLQEAVAAGFRPCKRCRPEEGGTLRPDAVLAAQTDAIMDGQFGRKLTLEAMAAELKVSPFHLQRTYKRVTGQSPAARLDALRAEEAGRLLTETEAGVAEVGGAVGFRTPSHFAAWFLKKTGLSPTEYRTKHKKGGDPHEAKPE; encoded by the coding sequence GTGGACCCGCAATTGTTCGAACGCATCTATGAAACGGTGGTGCGGCGCGAGCCGACGTATGACGGGATCTACTATACGGCGGTGCTGACAACGCATATTGTCTGCCGTCCATCCTGCCGGGCCCGGACGCCGAAGGCCTCAAATGTGGTGTTCTACGGCTCCTTGCAGGAGGCTGTAGCGGCGGGCTTCCGGCCCTGCAAAAGATGCCGCCCCGAGGAAGGAGGCACCCTCCGGCCGGACGCGGTGCTGGCGGCGCAGACGGATGCGATTATGGACGGGCAGTTCGGCCGCAAGCTGACTCTGGAGGCGATGGCGGCCGAGCTGAAGGTCAGCCCGTTCCACCTGCAGCGGACGTATAAGCGCGTTACCGGCCAGTCGCCGGCAGCGCGGCTGGATGCGCTGCGCGCGGAGGAGGCCGGCAGGCTGCTGACGGAGACGGAGGCGGGAGTGGCAGAGGTCGGCGGGGCCGTGGGGTTCCGCACTCCCTCCCATTTTGCCGCCTGGTTCTTGAAGAAGACGGGGCTATCCCCTACAGAATACCGTACCAAGCATAAAAAAGGAGGAGATCCGCATGAAGCCAAGCCGGAGTAA
- a CDS encoding methylated-DNA--[protein]-cysteine S-methyltransferase yields MKPSRSNSRSTNTVTIYHHTLNPGNGEWTLWASDKGLIRVSFPQDEGQLPASWLKMYAPAHELIEDAKKFEQLGVITLLERYFAGEPVDFSSVELDLWGTPFQQEVWRGLLTIPHGETASYKQLAERIGRPLAVRAVGAANGQNPVPVIVPCHRVIGANGTLTGFRGGLQMKQELLELEGILNVKAAGHERFAF; encoded by the coding sequence ATGAAGCCAAGCCGGAGTAACAGCCGGAGTACAAATACTGTCACGATTTATCATCATACCCTGAATCCCGGAAACGGGGAGTGGACCCTGTGGGCCAGCGATAAAGGCCTGATCCGAGTATCCTTCCCGCAGGATGAAGGGCAATTACCCGCCTCCTGGTTGAAAATGTATGCGCCTGCCCATGAGCTCATTGAGGATGCCAAGAAATTTGAGCAGCTTGGGGTGATCACGCTGCTGGAGCGGTATTTTGCCGGAGAACCGGTGGACTTCAGCAGTGTGGAGCTGGATCTGTGGGGCACCCCGTTTCAGCAGGAGGTGTGGCGGGGGCTGCTTACAATCCCGCATGGTGAGACGGCCAGCTACAAGCAATTGGCTGAGCGTATCGGCAGACCGTTGGCGGTTCGTGCTGTCGGTGCGGCCAACGGCCAGAACCCGGTGCCGGTCATTGTACCCTGCCACCGGGTGATTGGTGCGAACGGTACCTTAACCGGCTTCCGGGGCGGACTCCAGATGAAGCAGGAATTGCTTGAGCTGGAAGGCATTCTGAATGTGAAGGCGGCGGGGCATGAACGATTTGCTTTTTGA
- a CDS encoding DNA-3-methyladenine glycosylase 2, which produces MNDLLFELPLPEDFDLDACLEYMNRSPLECLFRTDEAGVTRLFRLAGGPVLIRLSVSEEHRLNVTRLHGAVPSVPEQEWLARYIVEWFDLDRDLAPFYRLAAADPLLGPLASEHRGLRIIGIPDLFEALCWAILGQQVNLAFAYRLKQRLTAEYGEALEWEGQTYYRFPGPEVFAGVQLEELCALQLTRSKAQTILTVAGLIAAGELSREELLALPSPEAAEQRLLQIRGIGPWTSQYVRMRCLRDTSSYPVGDVGLQNVIKHLTGMDRKPTPAELLDLARPWQGWEAYATFYLWRALY; this is translated from the coding sequence ATGAACGATTTGCTTTTTGAGCTGCCGCTGCCGGAAGATTTCGACCTGGATGCCTGTCTGGAATACATGAACCGCTCGCCGCTGGAGTGTCTGTTCCGCACGGACGAGGCAGGGGTAACACGGTTGTTCCGGCTGGCGGGCGGCCCGGTCCTGATCCGGTTGAGCGTGTCCGAAGAGCACAGGCTGAACGTAACCCGGCTGCATGGTGCGGTTCCATCTGTGCCTGAGCAGGAATGGCTTGCCCGCTACATTGTGGAATGGTTCGATCTGGACCGTGATCTTGCCCCGTTCTACAGGCTGGCGGCAGCGGACCCACTGCTCGGGCCGCTGGCCAGCGAGCACCGGGGGCTGCGGATCATCGGCATCCCGGATCTGTTCGAGGCGTTATGTTGGGCGATTCTGGGCCAGCAGGTGAATCTGGCTTTTGCCTACAGGCTGAAGCAGCGCCTGACCGCAGAATACGGGGAGGCGCTGGAATGGGAGGGGCAGACCTACTACCGTTTTCCCGGACCGGAGGTATTCGCGGGGGTGCAGCTTGAGGAATTATGCGCTCTGCAGCTGACCCGCAGCAAGGCGCAGACGATTCTTACAGTCGCCGGGCTGATCGCAGCCGGAGAACTAAGCCGGGAGGAGCTGCTGGCGCTCCCGTCCCCGGAGGCCGCCGAGCAGCGATTGCTTCAGATCCGCGGGATCGGCCCGTGGACCTCACAGTATGTGCGGATGCGCTGCCTGCGCGATACGTCCTCTTATCCGGTCGGCGATGTCGGCCTGCAGAACGTGATCAAGCATCTGACCGGCATGGACCGCAAGCCGACACCGGCAGAACTGCTTGATCTGGCCCGGCCGTGGCAGGGCTGGGAGGCCTACGCCACGTTCTATCTGTGGCGGGCATTATATTAG
- a CDS encoding VOC family protein → MNLQVNPYILVDGSAGEAIAFYQEALGAKVLFKQTVGEGPQNPEKPMTEQEKARIAHAVLLAGDSKFFVADYEPEMPRSRGNSINVCLSVATADEAQKLYTALKAGGTVDIELAPTYYSPAYSMVTDKFGVCFQIFTMRER, encoded by the coding sequence ATGAATCTGCAAGTGAACCCTTATATTCTGGTGGACGGGTCTGCCGGAGAAGCGATTGCCTTTTATCAGGAGGCGCTGGGCGCTAAGGTGCTGTTCAAACAAACGGTGGGCGAAGGCCCGCAGAACCCGGAGAAGCCGATGACGGAGCAGGAAAAAGCAAGGATTGCCCATGCCGTGCTGCTGGCGGGAGACAGCAAATTCTTTGTAGCAGATTATGAGCCGGAAATGCCGCGCAGCCGCGGCAACAGCATCAATGTATGCCTCTCGGTGGCTACCGCCGATGAAGCGCAGAAACTGTATACCGCGCTGAAGGCAGGCGGAACCGTCGATATCGAGCTGGCCCCCACCTATTACAGTCCCGCTTACAGCATGGTTACTGATAAGTTCGGGGTATGCTTCCAGATCTTTACGATGAGGGAGCGGTGA
- a CDS encoding YafY family protein, with translation MPKSKRLLELMMTVNRKRRFTVRELAEEFQVSARTILRDLQELGELGVPLYSEVGPHGGYQVLKERILPPIAFTEGEAVAIFFASHALRHYKYLPFKEESLSALHKFYNYMPGDVRDRIDEMKNRIDFLTPERQAEFPYLSLLLEASTGQKVLRIDYESKGQRRERWIQPVGIYASNGLWYCPAYCFLREGFRVFRCDRIYSAGYGEPGPEALDLRQVHLGNMAAFSRPAQEEAASPVRLEVELGRGGVQACEAEVWSRQLLHIREDGTGWLEGEVPGSDLSFFARFVIGLCNEATVQEPPELKAEVKRMLAGMLAKYDEQGSRS, from the coding sequence ATGCCGAAATCCAAAAGGCTGCTGGAGCTGATGATGACGGTCAACCGCAAGCGCAGATTCACCGTCAGGGAGCTGGCCGAAGAGTTCCAGGTCTCTGCCCGGACCATTCTCCGCGACCTGCAGGAATTGGGGGAGCTGGGCGTGCCGCTCTACTCTGAAGTAGGGCCGCACGGGGGCTATCAGGTGCTGAAGGAGCGGATTCTGCCGCCGATTGCGTTTACGGAGGGGGAGGCGGTGGCGATTTTTTTTGCGAGCCATGCGCTGCGCCATTACAAGTATCTGCCGTTCAAGGAGGAGTCCTTGTCAGCTCTGCATAAATTCTATAACTATATGCCCGGCGATGTCCGCGACCGGATCGATGAGATGAAGAACAGGATCGATTTCCTGACTCCGGAGCGGCAGGCGGAATTCCCGTATCTCTCCCTGCTGCTGGAGGCGTCCACCGGGCAGAAGGTGCTGCGGATCGACTATGAGTCGAAGGGACAGCGCCGGGAGCGGTGGATTCAGCCTGTAGGCATCTATGCCAGTAACGGCCTATGGTATTGTCCGGCGTATTGCTTCCTGCGCGAAGGGTTTCGCGTCTTCCGCTGTGACCGGATCTACTCGGCAGGGTACGGGGAGCCGGGGCCGGAGGCGCTGGATCTGCGGCAGGTCCATCTGGGCAACATGGCAGCGTTCAGCCGCCCGGCGCAGGAAGAAGCGGCAAGCCCCGTCCGGCTGGAGGTGGAGCTTGGGCGCGGAGGCGTTCAGGCTTGCGAAGCGGAGGTGTGGTCAAGGCAATTACTGCACATCCGTGAAGACGGCACGGGCTGGCTGGAGGGCGAGGTGCCGGGAAGCGACTTAAGCTTCTTCGCACGGTTTGTGATCGGCCTCTGCAATGAGGCCACGGTACAGGAGCCGCCGGAGCTTAAGGCAGAGGTGAAGCGGATGCTGGCCGGTATGCTGGCAAAATACGATGAGCAGGGCTCACGGTCCTGA